A region of Micromonospora chokoriensis DNA encodes the following proteins:
- a CDS encoding DUF58 domain-containing protein, whose translation MARAAPVTSPTPRPAPLADRSEAVLSRLQLLVTRKLDGLLQGDYAGLLPGPGSEAGESREYRPGDDVRRMDWPVTARTTTPHVRRTVADRELETWLALDLSASLDFGTGQWLKREVVVAAAAAITHLTVRGGNRIGAVIGTGGGAPVPARRRRSAPPPAGPGVLTRLPARSGRKEAQGLLRTVAGTTIQPGRGDLGALIEMLNRPPRRRGVVVVVSDFLAPPEQWARPLRKLRVRHDVLAIEVVDPRELELPDVGVLPVVDPESGELHEVQTGDPRLRQRYADAAAAQRATIAAALRGAGAAHLRLRTDRDWLLDMVRFVAAQRHARTRGTTR comes from the coding sequence CTGGCCCGGGCAGCGCCCGTGACCTCACCCACCCCTCGTCCCGCCCCCCTCGCCGACCGGAGTGAGGCCGTGCTGTCCCGGCTTCAACTGCTGGTCACCCGCAAGCTCGACGGTCTGCTGCAGGGCGACTACGCCGGTCTGCTCCCCGGGCCGGGCAGCGAGGCGGGGGAGTCCCGGGAGTACCGCCCCGGCGACGACGTGCGCCGGATGGACTGGCCGGTCACCGCCCGGACCACCACCCCGCACGTGCGGCGTACGGTGGCCGACCGGGAGTTGGAGACCTGGCTGGCGCTGGACCTCTCCGCCAGCCTGGACTTCGGCACCGGGCAGTGGCTCAAACGCGAGGTGGTGGTCGCCGCGGCGGCGGCCATCACCCACCTGACCGTACGCGGTGGCAACCGGATCGGCGCCGTGATCGGCACCGGTGGCGGCGCTCCCGTGCCGGCCCGACGCCGGCGGAGCGCACCGCCGCCGGCCGGGCCGGGAGTGCTCACCCGTCTGCCGGCCCGCTCGGGTCGCAAGGAGGCGCAGGGTCTGCTGCGTACCGTCGCCGGCACCACCATCCAACCCGGCCGTGGTGACCTGGGTGCCCTGATCGAGATGCTCAACCGCCCGCCTCGACGGCGCGGGGTGGTAGTGGTGGTCTCGGACTTCCTCGCGCCGCCCGAGCAGTGGGCCCGGCCGTTGCGCAAACTGCGGGTCCGCCACGACGTGCTGGCGATCGAGGTGGTCGACCCGCGTGAGCTGGAACTGCCCGACGTGGGCGTGCTGCCCGTGGTCGACCCGGAGAGCGGCGAGCTGCACGAGGTGCAGACCGGCGACCCTCGGCTGCGGCAGCGCTACGCCGACGCCGCCGCCGCCCAACGCGCCACGATCGCCGCCGCCCTGCGCGGCGCCGGCGCGGCCCACCTGCGCCTGCGTACCGACCGAGACTGGCTGCTGGACATGGTGCGATTCGTGGCCGCGCAGCGGCACGCCCGCACCAGGGGGACGACACGATGA